One Perognathus longimembris pacificus isolate PPM17 chromosome 2, ASM2315922v1, whole genome shotgun sequence DNA segment encodes these proteins:
- the LOC125346738 gene encoding LOW QUALITY PROTEIN: zinc finger protein 345-like (The sequence of the model RefSeq protein was modified relative to this genomic sequence to represent the inferred CDS: inserted 1 base in 1 codon) → MLSEYSLHCQQQKKMNGSLELVSFEDVCVDFSWEEWKDLDDIQKTLYRDVMLETYSNMVSLGHCVLKPEVIFKLEQGAEPWLREAPDNNITDVQQLDGLIEICQESPDTHLLQVVITSSNTVEERVSSLGVKGVGNHFTINQASLTQQRYPMKTMNAVSRSKISASLRELTQEKNHMNVTHVEKISSKTHTSVCIREDTQERNLMNLTYVESFSNGHHRSACIREHTGEKQYECNAHGKCFIIQSYLSEHQRTHPGEKPYECNTCGKSFNCKSGLRNHHKTHTGEKSYECNKCGKSFNHNSALYVHQRTHTGEKPYECNTCGKSFSQNSNLNFHQRTHTGEKPYECDTCGKSFNCKSGLRKHQRTHTGEKPYECSKCGKSFNHNSALHVHQRTHTGEKPYECNTCGKSFTQNSNLNVHQRTHTGEKPYGCNKCGKSFACKANLNNHQRIHTAEKPYECNTCGKSFRWMSDLSKHQRTQTGEKPYEYNKCGKSLKHTSALHENQITDTGEKSYDCNTCGKSFNSKSDLYKHQRTHTREKLYECHKCGKSFNHISAFHVHQRTHTGEKPYECNTCGKSFACKSNLNNHQRIHTAEKPYECNTCGKSFRWMTDLRKHQRTHTGEKPYKCNKCGKSFNHNSAFHGHQRTHKGENPYECDTCGKXNRKSDLGKHQRIHTGEKPYECNKCGHSFASNSNLKKHQRIHREEKPYECNTCGNLFIKKSILNEHQRTQLVEKAHECHIHGKSLTEKSNLSAHQKTHRRNHMNVTHVESLSFTSQPSMCTRECSQVRNHMNVMHVESPSSRIHFSVSSRQHIKKRILMSATHVESH, encoded by the exons GAGTTGGTATCATTTGAGGATGTGTGTGTGGacttcagctgggaggagtggaAGGACCTGGATGATATTCAGAAGACACTATATAGGGATGTGATGCTGGAGACCTACAGCAACATGGTTTCCTTGG GACACTGTGTTCTTAAACCTGAAGTGATTTTTAAGCTGGAGCAAGGGGCAGAGCCATGGCTGAGAGAAGCCCCAGACAACAATATCACAG ATGTCCAGCAATTAGATGGCTTGATTGAAATATGCCAGGAAAGTCCAGACACACACCTGTTGCAAGTTGTAATCACCAGTAGCAACACAGTGGAAGAAAGAGTTAGCTCTTTAGGTGTAAAAGGTGTAGGAAATCATTTTACTATAAACCAGGCTTCACTCACACAGCAGAGATACCCTATGAAAACAATGAATGCAGTTAGCAGAAGTAAGATCTCAGCAAGTCTCAGAGAACTCACACAGGAGAAAAATcacatgaatgtaacacatgtggaaaaaaTTTCAAGCAAAACTCATACATCAGTGTGTATCAGAGaagacacacaggagagaaatcttatGAATTTAACCTATGTGGAAAGCTTTTCTAATGGACATCACAGGTCAGCATGCATCAGAGAACATACAGGGGAGAAACAATATGAATGTAATGCCCATGGAAAGTGTTTCATCATACAGTCATACCTCAGTGAGCATCAGAGAACACACCCaggagagaaaccatatgaatgcaacacatgtggaaagtctttcaacTGCAAGTCAGGTCTCCGCAACCATCAtaaaacacacacaggagagaaatcttaCGAATGCAACAAATGTGGCAAGTCTTTCAACCACAATTCAGCCTTGTATgtgcatcagagaacacacacaggggagaagccatatgaatgtaacacatgtggaaagtctttctccCAGAACTCAAACCTCAAttttcatcagagaacacacacaggagagaaaccatatgaatgtgacacatgtggaaagtctttcaacTGCAAGTCAGGTCTCCGCaaacatcagagaacacacacaggtgagaaaccttatgaatgtagcAAATGTGGCAAGTCTTTCAACCACAATTCAGCATTGCATgtacatcagagaacacacacaggggagaagccatatgaatgtaacacatgtggaaagtctttcacccaGAACTCAAACCtcaatgttcatcagagaacacataCCGGAGAGAAACCATAtggatgtaacaaatgtggaaagtctttcgcCTGCAAGGCAAACCTCAATAACCATCAGAGAATACACACAGCAGAGAAGCCATATGAATGTaatacatgtggaaagtctttcagatGGATGTCAGATCTCAGCAAACATCAGAGAACAcaaacaggagagaaaccttatgaatataaCAAATGTGGCAAGTCTTTGAAGCACACTTCAGCCTTGCATGAAAATCAGATAACAGACACAGGAGAAAAATCATATGactgtaacacatgtggaaagtctttcaacTCCAAGTCAGATCTCTACaaacatcagagaacacacacaagaGAGAAACTATATGAATGTCATAAATGTGGCAAGTCTTTCAACCACATTTCAGCCTTTCATgtacatcagagaacacacacaggggagaagccatatgaatgtaacacatgtggaaagtcttttgcctgcAAGTCAAACCTCAATAACCATCAGAGAATACACACAGCAGAGAAGCcatatgaatgtaacacatgtggaaagtctttccgATGGATGACAGATCTCCGCaaacatcagagaacacacacaggagagaaaccttacaaatgtaacaaatgtggcaAGTCTTTCAACCACAATTCAGCCTTTCATggacatcagagaacacacaagGGAGAAAATCCATATGAATgtgacacatgtggaa tcaACCGCAAGTCAGATCTTGGCAAACATCAGAgaatacacacaggagagaaaccatatgaatgtaacaaatgtggacaTTCTTTTGCCTCCAACTCAAACCTCAAGAAGCATCAGAGAATACACAGAGAGGAGAAGCcatatgaatgtaacacatgtggaaatttGTTCATCAAGAAGTCAATCCTCAATGAGCATCAGAGAACACAGCTGGTGGAGAAAGCTCATGAATGTCACATACATGGAAAGTCTTTAACTGAGAAGTCAAATCTCAGTGCACATCAGAAGACACACAGgagaaaccatatgaatgtaacacatgtggaaagtctgtCATTCACAAGTCAACCCTCAATGTGCACCAGAGAATGCTcacaggtgagaaaccatatgaatgtaaTGCATGTGGAAAGTCCTTCATCAAGAATTCATTTCTCAGTGAGCAGCAGACAACACATAAAGAAGAGGATTCTTATGAGTgcaacacatgtggaaagtcattAA